One stretch of Pseudoramibacter sp. DNA includes these proteins:
- a CDS encoding iron-containing alcohol dehydrogenase gives MKIKKYAERLPQYTLKAVMPFVKLPKPPILSGVGMLRRFPEVMAMTAVKKVLIICDGAVRTQPFMAQFQEDLKRQKIASVVYGRDDMELKLHDVYNAVDVYLSELCDGVVGVGGGSAIDCAKLTAARVTNTKPIPKMNGVGRVFHRLPPLFAVPTAFGTGSEASTAAVALDGENGRKLTVMDPKLCPLAVCLDPKLTVTLSPKQTALMGMEALTLAIEADTGLFDSDEVRTDALDATRLIFENLEAAVEDPEALVPRMHLQKAACLSGEAFSRGAAGYTFIISNVLAVQYQLPTAALNAAVLPLVLSFSKERCAGKLAELAYNAGFGTEWDEDLQLAEALIERLHQMNHTFGISETVPALKPGNISALADAVIAAKNPAYPVPKIMEKADCERLLAALLD, from the coding sequence ATGAAAATCAAGAAATATGCAGAGCGGCTCCCTCAGTACACCCTCAAAGCCGTGATGCCTTTTGTCAAACTGCCGAAACCGCCGATTTTGTCTGGAGTCGGCATGCTGCGCCGTTTCCCGGAAGTGATGGCGATGACAGCGGTGAAAAAAGTCTTGATCATCTGCGACGGCGCGGTGCGCACCCAGCCTTTTATGGCACAGTTTCAGGAAGATCTCAAACGTCAGAAGATCGCGTCTGTGGTGTACGGCCGGGACGACATGGAACTGAAGCTTCACGACGTATACAACGCGGTGGATGTTTACTTGTCGGAATTGTGCGATGGCGTCGTCGGCGTTGGCGGCGGGTCAGCGATCGACTGTGCGAAGCTGACTGCAGCCCGGGTGACGAATACCAAACCGATTCCTAAAATGAACGGTGTGGGCCGGGTGTTTCATCGGCTGCCGCCGCTGTTCGCCGTGCCGACGGCCTTCGGCACCGGCAGCGAAGCGTCGACTGCAGCGGTGGCGCTGGACGGCGAAAACGGCCGCAAGCTCACGGTGATGGACCCGAAACTCTGCCCCCTAGCTGTGTGCCTCGATCCGAAGCTTACGGTCACCTTAAGCCCGAAGCAGACGGCGCTCATGGGGATGGAAGCTCTGACACTGGCCATCGAGGCAGACACGGGTCTGTTCGATTCGGATGAAGTGCGCACAGATGCTTTGGATGCGACGCGGCTGATTTTTGAAAATCTGGAGGCAGCAGTCGAAGACCCCGAAGCGCTGGTGCCCCGCATGCATCTGCAGAAAGCGGCTTGCCTGTCAGGAGAAGCCTTCAGCCGGGGAGCGGCAGGCTACACCTTTATCATTTCCAATGTGCTGGCGGTGCAGTATCAGCTGCCGACGGCTGCATTAAACGCGGCGGTTCTGCCTTTGGTTTTGTCTTTCTCCAAGGAACGCTGTGCCGGAAAACTGGCGGAATTGGCTTACAACGCCGGTTTTGGCACCGAGTGGGACGAAGATCTGCAGCTGGCAGAGGCCCTGATCGAAAGGCTGCATCAAATGAACCACACTTTTGGTATTTCAGAGACAGTCCCGGCACTGAAGCCCGGCAATATCAGCGCCCTGGCTGACGCCGTCATCGCGGCGAAAAATCCGGCTTATCCAGTGCCGAAAATCATGGAAAAAGCGGACTGCGAGCGGCTGCTGGCTGCCTTATTGGATTAA
- a CDS encoding diacylglycerol/lipid kinase family protein has translation MERKKLLILMNGVAGTGLANTHALDIIAAFAREGCESTVYPILPSEGLTAEKILEEVDGRFDLVVCIGGDGTLNHAINGMMHMHHRPVLGYIPSGSTNDFAKGIGIPADLMAQCKTIAGHNSEHYDIGRLNDRYFNYIAAFGAFTSISYDTSQTFKNAIGHAAYMIKAIMSIPQNFRYSCHLTMTHDGVTEERDALFGCISNTTSMGGFEMPFSEHVKLSDGIFEVMIIKTPPMWIEINQILTALLSGNTNNPYIEVFQTREITFDMDEETAWTVDGEYGGSYKHAAVNVEHKAIEIMLPTPDEKEKMDAASQPIFPE, from the coding sequence ATGGAACGAAAAAAACTTTTAATTTTAATGAACGGCGTCGCGGGAACAGGGCTGGCCAATACCCACGCACTCGATATTATTGCGGCTTTTGCCCGGGAAGGGTGCGAGTCGACAGTTTATCCTATCCTGCCCTCTGAAGGCCTGACGGCAGAGAAAATTCTCGAAGAAGTGGACGGCCGGTTTGACCTGGTTGTGTGCATCGGCGGAGACGGCACGCTCAACCACGCGATTAATGGGATGATGCACATGCACCATCGTCCAGTTCTCGGGTATATTCCAAGCGGAAGCACCAACGACTTTGCGAAGGGCATCGGGATTCCGGCCGACCTCATGGCTCAGTGCAAGACCATCGCGGGACACAACAGCGAACATTACGACATTGGCCGCCTCAATGACCGGTATTTCAATTATATCGCCGCCTTTGGCGCCTTCACGTCCATTTCTTACGACACGAGCCAGACCTTTAAGAACGCGATCGGCCACGCGGCGTACATGATCAAGGCCATCATGAGTATTCCCCAAAATTTCAGATACTCCTGTCATCTGACCATGACCCACGACGGGGTCACCGAAGAGCGGGACGCTTTGTTCGGCTGCATTTCGAATACGACCAGCATGGGCGGCTTTGAAATGCCTTTTTCAGAACACGTCAAGCTCTCAGACGGCATTTTTGAAGTCATGATCATTAAAACCCCGCCGATGTGGATTGAAATCAATCAGATTTTGACGGCGCTGCTGTCCGGCAATACGAACAATCCCTATATCGAAGTATTCCAGACCCGGGAAATCACCTTTGACATGGACGAAGAAACGGCGTGGACCGTCGACGGTGAATACGGCGGCAGCTACAAGCACGCAGCCGTCAATGTGGAACACAAGGCCATCGAAATCATGCTGCCGACCCCCGACGAAAAGGAAAAGATGGACGCAGCCAGCCAGCCGATTTTTCCGGAATAA
- a CDS encoding DUF1858 domain-containing protein, translated as MNPDEIKKIFEKSQKDHEQFEENQKRRMMVQAAKEVAPSQGGAVTTDMRVAEILEVHPSAAEYLVEDWNLACISCPASQTETLAQAAQVHGLDGEEVCAALNDFLEDTAMIQAEEIV; from the coding sequence ATGAATCCAGACGAAATCAAAAAGATATTTGAAAAATCCCAAAAAGATCACGAGCAGTTTGAAGAAAATCAGAAGCGCCGCATGATGGTCCAGGCGGCAAAGGAAGTGGCCCCGTCCCAGGGCGGCGCGGTCACGACCGACATGCGGGTTGCCGAAATTTTAGAGGTGCATCCGTCCGCAGCGGAATACCTCGTTGAGGATTGGAATCTGGCCTGCATCAGCTGCCCGGCCTCCCAGACCGAAACCCTGGCTCAGGCGGCCCAGGTGCACGGCCTGGACGGCGAGGAAGTGTGCGCGGCTTTAAACGATTTTTTAGAAGACACCGCGATGATCCAGGCAGAAGAAATCGTGTAA
- a CDS encoding heavy metal translocating P-type ATPase: MIKKWLTNEPKPTLVCVIASGIALALSLINHFHPLFSVFDPAWIAAVLCGIPIIVGAAVALVTKFDITADLLVTLALLASLFTKEWFAAGEVAFIMQIGSLLEDYTSDRARQGISALINLTPKVARVVKDGVEKVVPVEAIAVGDTLSILAGETIPVDGVLTSGQTSVNQAAMTGESVPVEKETGDELLSGTINQAHPIQMRVDKVSGDSTLQRMINLAKEADANKAPIVSLADKWATWMVLVALGCAVAVGLLTGMFSRAVTVLVVFCPCAFVLATPTAVAAAIGNLTHYGILVKSGDALERLSGVDTIAFDKTGTLTQGHPAVTEIVSLDSGRTEEALLKLAASVEHYSEHPFGKAIVAAYHKRTEDALLSCEKAEVRQGEGIQAEIDGQTVLVGKASLFPSDAVQAESRRIVASGSTPIAVAVSGEPVGLIALADPIREEAKTTVAALKNLGLHPVMLTGDRQTIAEKIAEAVGIDEVHSELMPGDKMAYLKDMAEKGHHVAMTGDGINDALALSSAYAGIAMGSIGSDIAVESASAVLVSDDLKGLLGLFDMSHQCMRKIKQNIVVAMILNFTAIVLSGLGLLVPITGALWHNCGSVFVVINAALLLRKKHDYA; the protein is encoded by the coding sequence ATGATCAAAAAATGGCTGACCAATGAACCGAAGCCGACCCTCGTCTGTGTCATCGCCTCGGGCATCGCATTGGCCTTAAGTCTCATTAACCATTTTCACCCGCTGTTTTCTGTTTTTGATCCCGCCTGGATCGCCGCCGTCCTCTGCGGCATCCCCATTATCGTCGGCGCGGCCGTTGCCCTGGTGACTAAATTCGACATCACGGCGGATCTCCTCGTCACCCTAGCCCTGTTGGCTTCCCTGTTCACCAAAGAATGGTTCGCTGCCGGCGAAGTCGCCTTCATCATGCAGATCGGCTCGCTCCTTGAAGACTACACTTCAGACCGCGCACGCCAGGGCATTTCCGCCCTCATCAATCTGACTCCGAAGGTCGCCCGCGTCGTCAAAGACGGCGTGGAAAAAGTCGTGCCTGTCGAAGCCATCGCCGTCGGCGATACCTTGTCGATTCTGGCCGGCGAAACCATTCCGGTGGACGGCGTCCTGACTTCCGGACAGACCAGCGTCAATCAGGCGGCCATGACCGGCGAATCGGTGCCTGTCGAAAAAGAAACCGGAGATGAACTCCTCAGCGGCACCATCAACCAGGCCCACCCCATTCAAATGCGCGTGGACAAGGTCAGCGGCGACTCCACCCTCCAGCGGATGATCAACCTGGCCAAGGAAGCCGACGCCAACAAGGCGCCTATCGTCAGTCTGGCCGACAAATGGGCAACCTGGATGGTGCTCGTCGCTTTGGGCTGTGCCGTCGCCGTCGGTCTGCTGACAGGTATGTTCAGCCGTGCCGTGACAGTGCTCGTCGTCTTCTGCCCCTGCGCCTTTGTCCTCGCAACGCCCACTGCTGTCGCAGCGGCCATCGGCAACTTGACCCATTACGGCATTCTCGTCAAAAGCGGCGACGCCCTCGAACGCCTCTCCGGTGTCGACACCATCGCCTTTGATAAAACCGGCACCCTGACCCAAGGACATCCGGCGGTCACTGAAATCGTCTCCCTCGACTCCGGCCGCACTGAAGAAGCGCTGCTCAAACTCGCAGCCTCTGTCGAACATTATTCCGAACATCCCTTCGGCAAAGCCATCGTCGCTGCTTATCACAAGCGTACAGAAGATGCACTGCTTTCCTGTGAAAAAGCTGAAGTGCGCCAGGGCGAAGGCATTCAGGCTGAAATTGACGGCCAGACGGTTTTAGTGGGCAAGGCTTCCCTCTTCCCTTCAGACGCTGTTCAGGCCGAATCGAGGCGCATCGTCGCGTCGGGCTCCACGCCCATCGCCGTCGCCGTCTCAGGAGAACCCGTCGGGCTCATCGCCCTCGCAGACCCCATTCGGGAAGAAGCCAAAACCACAGTCGCCGCCCTGAAAAACCTCGGCCTCCATCCGGTGATGCTCACTGGCGACCGTCAGACCATCGCCGAAAAAATTGCCGAAGCCGTGGGCATCGACGAGGTACACAGCGAACTCATGCCCGGAGACAAAATGGCCTATCTCAAAGACATGGCCGAAAAAGGGCACCACGTCGCCATGACCGGCGACGGCATCAACGATGCGCTGGCCCTGTCCTCCGCCTACGCCGGCATCGCCATGGGGAGCATCGGCTCCGATATCGCCGTCGAATCCGCCAGTGCAGTCCTCGTCAGCGATGATTTGAAAGGCCTTTTGGGGCTGTTCGACATGTCCCACCAATGCATGCGAAAAATCAAGCAGAACATCGTGGTCGCAATGATCTTAAACTTCACGGCCATCGTCCTCTCGGGACTCGGCCTTCTCGTGCCGATCACCGGTGCCCTGTGGCACAACTGCGGCTCTGTTTTCGTGGTCATCAACGCGGCCTTGCTCCTCCGGAAAAAGCACGATTATGCCTGA
- a CDS encoding TetR/AcrR family transcriptional regulator, with amino-acid sequence MKEKRDRRQQKTRQSILKAFKILLTQKRYSAITVQNIVDLADVGRSTFYAHFETKDMLLAELCDDIRDHVVSQHLKAESSHDFSDSPPNPKTVITHIFYHLRDDHRNLVSMMADETRALFLHYFKNSLIEMFRMIWRDAIDRSDLPEGFLLNHIAGAFVNTLDWWISRQMTDTPETIAVLYLQTVEPVLAASAKDSGV; translated from the coding sequence GTGAAAGAAAAAAGAGACCGCAGACAGCAGAAAACCAGGCAATCGATTTTAAAAGCTTTTAAGATCCTCCTGACCCAGAAGCGGTATTCCGCCATTACGGTTCAGAATATCGTCGATCTGGCCGATGTGGGGAGAAGCACGTTTTACGCGCATTTTGAGACCAAGGATATGCTGCTGGCAGAACTGTGCGACGATATCCGGGATCACGTCGTGTCCCAGCACCTGAAGGCGGAATCGTCCCACGATTTTTCAGACAGCCCGCCGAATCCGAAGACGGTGATCACGCACATTTTTTATCACCTCAGAGACGACCACCGCAATTTGGTGAGCATGATGGCCGACGAAACCCGGGCCCTGTTTCTGCATTATTTCAAAAACAGCCTCATCGAAATGTTCCGCATGATCTGGCGCGATGCGATCGACCGGTCCGATCTGCCGGAGGGGTTCCTGCTCAATCACATCGCCGGGGCCTTTGTCAACACCTTGGACTGGTGGATTTCGAGACAGATGACCGACACGCCGGAAACCATCGCCGTCCTTTATCTTCAGACGGTGGAGCCGGTTTTGGCGGCATCGGCGAAAGACAGCGGGGTCTGA
- a CDS encoding TIGR03905 family TSCPD domain-containing protein, whose product MIYRTQGTCSRSITYEVEDGKVKHVQFEGGCDGNTQGVAKLVEGLPVETVIEKLRGIDCRGRGTSCPDQLAKALEAWQNEA is encoded by the coding sequence ATGATTTACAGAACACAGGGAACCTGCTCAAGAAGCATCACGTACGAAGTGGAAGACGGCAAAGTGAAGCACGTTCAGTTTGAAGGTGGATGCGACGGCAACACCCAGGGCGTGGCGAAACTGGTCGAAGGCCTGCCGGTGGAAACCGTGATCGAAAAACTGCGGGGCATCGACTGCCGGGGACGGGGCACTTCCTGTCCCGATCAGCTGGCTAAAGCTCTGGAAGCGTGGCAGAACGAAGCGTAA
- a CDS encoding MBL fold metallo-hydrolase, producing MDLSNISLNTHSSIKITGKDGIVLYCDPYEITEAAQDADLILLTHDHYDHFDPKSVEKVMKADTAFIVPESVQNSVSEVAGDRQVIPLKAGQRVLIDGVSIQAVAAYNLKKQYHPKAKGWLGYLITLDQRVYYIAGDTDALPENTKFQVDVALVPIGGTFTMDAKEAADFVNALCPKAVIPVHYGTVAGKPEDADHFEAQVNACIPVVRKLFV from the coding sequence ATGGATTTAAGCAACATTTCTTTAAATACTCATTCCAGCATTAAAATCACAGGAAAAGACGGCATTGTGCTGTACTGCGATCCCTACGAGATCACAGAGGCGGCGCAGGATGCGGATCTGATTTTGCTGACCCACGACCATTACGATCATTTTGATCCCAAAAGCGTCGAAAAAGTCATGAAGGCAGACACGGCTTTTATCGTGCCGGAAAGTGTCCAGAACAGCGTTTCAGAAGTGGCGGGAGACCGTCAGGTGATTCCGCTGAAGGCGGGTCAGCGGGTTCTAATCGACGGCGTGAGCATTCAGGCTGTGGCGGCCTACAATTTGAAAAAGCAATATCACCCAAAGGCAAAGGGATGGCTGGGTTATTTGATCACCTTGGATCAGCGGGTGTATTACATCGCCGGAGATACGGATGCGCTGCCTGAAAACACGAAATTCCAGGTGGATGTGGCCCTTGTTCCCATTGGCGGCACCTTTACGATGGACGCCAAGGAAGCGGCGGATTTTGTGAATGCACTTTGCCCTAAGGCAGTCATTCCCGTACATTACGGAACCGTCGCCGGCAAGCCTGAAGATGCCGATCATTTTGAAGCCCAGGTGAACGCGTGCATTCCGGTGGTGCGCAAGCTTTTTGTTTAA
- a CDS encoding CBS domain-containing protein: MQLTKRQKKIAEIVKNEQPITGEKIARKLQVTRSALRGDLAVLLSGEILTARRHLGYYYVGGGEDPVQEKISRLMIRDYMSEPVVVSSDSDVDSAIYRLFTEDTGTLFVGSKENIIGIVSRKDLIKSAMGRDDLSKMPISMVMTPRSKMIYAKPEDTVLTAAEKLLKFEVDCLPVGHMLTDPESGEERFEVEGRVSKTNIVRIFVCLGDKKTNHEA, translated from the coding sequence ATGCAGCTCACGAAACGTCAGAAGAAAATTGCAGAAATTGTTAAAAATGAACAGCCTATTACTGGCGAAAAAATTGCTCGTAAGCTGCAGGTGACGCGCAGCGCACTTCGCGGCGATCTCGCAGTTCTGCTGTCCGGAGAAATTCTGACCGCGAGACGCCACCTGGGCTACTATTATGTCGGCGGCGGAGAAGATCCCGTTCAGGAAAAAATATCCCGTCTGATGATTCGGGATTACATGTCGGAACCCGTTGTCGTCAGCTCTGATTCTGATGTGGATTCTGCGATTTACCGCCTGTTTACAGAAGATACGGGGACGCTCTTTGTGGGCAGCAAAGAAAATATCATCGGCATTGTGTCCCGAAAAGATTTGATCAAAAGCGCCATGGGCCGGGACGATTTGTCCAAAATGCCGATTTCAATGGTTATGACACCCCGGTCGAAAATGATTTACGCGAAGCCGGAGGACACGGTTCTAACGGCGGCGGAAAAACTGCTTAAATTTGAGGTGGACTGCCTGCCGGTGGGCCATATGCTGACAGATCCCGAGTCCGGAGAAGAACGCTTTGAAGTCGAAGGCCGGGTCTCTAAAACCAATATTGTGAGAATTTTTGTGTGTCTTGGAGACAAAAAAACAAATCATGAAGCGTAA
- the amrS gene encoding AmmeMemoRadiSam system radical SAM enzyme, translating into MTPAIVCTRCPHHCRLKPGQTGLCRARSNEKGHLVPSGYGYLSAMALDPIEKKPLKHFMPGSRILSIGFFGCNMRCAFCQNAGISQTAPPKKARRVSPREVLSEAITLREKSNNIGVAYTYSEPLVNYEFVRDTAGLVRNAGMVNVLVTNGQCSDGVLNELLPLIDAVNVDLKGFRPEIYTQLGGDFDTTRRFIRRAAKTCHVEVTTLVVPGMNDAPEDMEKESRWLAGIDPDLVLHLTRYFPMYHMATPPTSIDTLTQLKTISEKDLHHVYLGNV; encoded by the coding sequence ATGACCCCCGCGATCGTGTGTACACGCTGTCCTCATCACTGCCGTCTGAAGCCCGGACAGACCGGGCTCTGCCGGGCCAGAAGCAATGAAAAGGGACATCTGGTGCCTTCGGGGTACGGCTATCTCTCGGCAATGGCCCTGGACCCTATCGAAAAAAAGCCCCTGAAGCATTTCATGCCCGGCTCCCGCATCCTGTCCATCGGCTTCTTCGGCTGCAACATGCGCTGCGCTTTCTGCCAGAATGCCGGCATCTCTCAAACCGCGCCCCCCAAAAAGGCCCGGCGCGTTTCACCCCGGGAAGTGCTGTCTGAAGCCATCACCCTGAGAGAAAAGTCAAATAACATCGGCGTCGCCTACACCTACAGCGAACCCCTGGTAAATTACGAATTTGTCCGGGACACCGCAGGGCTCGTCCGCAACGCCGGGATGGTCAACGTGCTGGTCACCAACGGCCAGTGCTCGGACGGCGTTCTGAACGAACTTCTTCCCCTCATCGACGCGGTCAACGTGGACCTTAAAGGTTTCCGTCCTGAAATTTATACACAGCTCGGCGGCGATTTCGACACCACCCGGCGTTTCATCCGCCGCGCAGCCAAAACCTGCCACGTCGAAGTCACTACCCTGGTGGTGCCGGGCATGAACGACGCCCCGGAAGATATGGAAAAAGAAAGTAGGTGGCTCGCCGGCATCGATCCGGACCTGGTGCTGCACCTGACCCGGTACTTCCCCATGTATCACATGGCCACCCCGCCGACTTCCATCGATACCTTAACACAGTTAAAAACCATCTCAGAAAAAGATCTGCATCATGTGTACCTCGGCAATGTCTGA
- the amrA gene encoding AmmeMemoRadiSam system protein A: protein MSILAGYILPHPPVAVPEIGKGEEKQIQKTLDGYDAVAQDIARLAPDTILISSPHAFMYRDYFYIAPGAETSGSLSRFNAPEVNFHITYDTELTQTLFHLAEAEDFPAGPLGERTPSLTPDHGTMVPLYFVNRRCPQYKLVRIGLSGLPLEAHWKLGQLIAKAVKQTHRRCVYIASGDLSHCQKEEGPYGFHPEGPAYDKRLIEVLSSGDFKALLDFDPAFLSAAEECGHRSFTIMAGALSDCAVTPRILSHENTFGVGYATGIFRAEDPCVALARQTIDTYVREGVLMAPPKNVPSDLFKRRAGAFVSIHENGRLRGCIGTFLPVRENIADEIIHNAAAAATEDPRFQPISKSELDRLDISVDILSEPEPVASTDALDAKRYGVIVTCGSRRGLLLPDLDGVDTPEQQIAISRQKAGISPDEPVSLMRFEVNRHEAFK from the coding sequence ATGTCCATTTTAGCAGGTTATATCCTTCCCCATCCCCCGGTTGCCGTTCCGGAAATCGGCAAAGGGGAAGAAAAGCAAATACAGAAAACTCTGGACGGCTACGACGCAGTGGCGCAGGATATCGCGCGCCTGGCGCCGGACACCATCCTGATTTCTTCGCCCCACGCATTCATGTACCGGGATTATTTTTATATTGCCCCAGGTGCTGAAACGTCCGGCAGTTTGAGCCGCTTCAACGCACCGGAGGTCAATTTTCACATCACCTACGACACCGAACTGACCCAGACCCTGTTTCACCTCGCGGAAGCCGAGGATTTTCCGGCCGGTCCTTTGGGCGAACGCACCCCTTCCCTGACGCCGGACCACGGCACCATGGTGCCCCTCTATTTTGTGAACCGGCGCTGCCCCCAGTACAAGCTCGTGCGCATCGGCCTCTCCGGCCTGCCCCTGGAAGCCCACTGGAAACTGGGGCAGCTCATCGCCAAAGCCGTAAAGCAGACCCACAGACGCTGTGTCTACATCGCCAGCGGCGATCTCTCCCACTGCCAGAAAGAAGAGGGTCCCTACGGCTTTCATCCCGAAGGGCCGGCTTACGACAAACGCTTGATTGAGGTCTTAAGCAGCGGTGATTTCAAAGCTCTGCTGGATTTCGATCCCGCTTTTTTAAGCGCAGCCGAAGAATGCGGGCACCGCTCCTTCACGATCATGGCCGGCGCCCTTTCGGACTGCGCGGTCACGCCCCGCATTTTGTCTCATGAAAACACCTTCGGCGTCGGCTACGCCACCGGCATCTTCAGGGCTGAAGATCCCTGCGTCGCCCTGGCCAGGCAGACCATTGACACCTACGTCCGGGAAGGGGTGCTCATGGCGCCGCCGAAAAACGTCCCCTCTGATCTGTTTAAACGCCGCGCCGGCGCCTTCGTCTCCATCCACGAAAACGGCCGGCTCCGGGGATGCATCGGCACCTTCTTACCTGTCCGCGAAAACATCGCAGACGAAATCATTCACAACGCAGCCGCCGCTGCCACGGAAGATCCCCGGTTCCAGCCCATTTCAAAGTCCGAACTGGACCGCCTCGATATCAGCGTGGATATTTTATCTGAACCAGAACCGGTTGCTTCAACAGATGCCCTCGATGCAAAACGCTACGGCGTCATCGTCACCTGCGGCAGCCGCCGGGGACTGCTCCTGCCGGATCTTGACGGCGTCGATACGCCGGAACAGCAAATCGCCATCTCCAGACAAAAGGCCGGCATTTCCCCGGATGAACCTGTTTCGCTCATGCGCTTTGAAGTCAACCGTCACGAGGCCTTCAAATGA
- the glgB gene encoding 1,4-alpha-glucan branching protein GlgB, protein MDFYQFYTGACFDAYTFLGAHVTEDGAVFRTFAPAADKIDLCLWQDGVSKILPMHEIYDGNFYECSAAGVKPGDYYAYEIYHNGECTEHCDPYGFGMELRPGHRSVVRDLSYAFHDAKWQRERGDGKSGPVNIYEMHLGSWRKKGDAPDGDWYSYEEIAGPLIAYLKQSGYNAVEFLPLSEHPADVSWGYQNTGFFAPTSRYGSAKELMALVDALHQNGIAVIMDFVPVHFAVDDYGLSQYDGTALYEYPHRDVGDSEWGSKNFMHSRGEVRSFLQSAANYWLSVYHFDGLRMDAVSRIIYWQGDEARGVNRDGILFIKTMNAGLKSRHPNCMLIAEDSTNYPKVTAPVSEDGLGFDYKWDLGWMHDTLSFFQSSPEQRFGRYHKLTFSMMYYYNEHYLLPLSHDEVVHGKATILQKMNGGYDGKFPQARAMYAYMMAHPGKKLNFMGNEIGHFREWDEKREQDWNLLEFPIHEAFYRYICDLNQLYLNHPALYEKDYDRDGFEWTQVHGEDRTVYAFERLGGKERILALFNFGSHPQKEKIAGKAEDYQLLIHSDDEKYGGNVENPAQCLRQEEDGLVCTLAPFSAVLFEKQA, encoded by the coding sequence ATGGATTTCTATCAATTTTATACAGGGGCATGTTTTGATGCCTATACGTTTCTTGGCGCACATGTAACGGAAGACGGCGCCGTCTTTCGCACCTTCGCGCCGGCAGCGGACAAAATCGATTTGTGTCTGTGGCAGGACGGCGTTTCCAAAATTCTGCCCATGCACGAAATTTACGACGGCAATTTTTACGAATGCAGCGCCGCGGGGGTAAAACCCGGAGATTATTACGCCTATGAAATCTATCACAATGGGGAATGCACCGAACACTGCGACCCCTACGGCTTCGGCATGGAGCTGCGCCCGGGTCACCGTTCTGTTGTGCGGGATTTAAGCTACGCCTTTCACGACGCAAAATGGCAGCGTGAGCGCGGCGACGGCAAAAGCGGACCAGTGAACATTTACGAGATGCACCTTGGGTCCTGGCGGAAAAAAGGAGACGCGCCAGATGGGGACTGGTATTCCTATGAAGAAATCGCAGGGCCTTTAATCGCTTATTTGAAACAGTCCGGGTACAACGCCGTGGAATTTCTGCCCCTTTCGGAACATCCCGCCGACGTGAGCTGGGGTTATCAGAACACGGGCTTCTTTGCGCCGACGAGCCGGTACGGCAGCGCGAAAGAACTCATGGCGCTGGTGGATGCGCTGCACCAGAACGGCATCGCGGTGATCATGGATTTTGTGCCCGTTCATTTTGCCGTCGATGACTATGGACTGAGCCAGTACGACGGCACGGCCCTCTATGAATATCCCCACCGGGATGTGGGCGACAGCGAATGGGGCAGCAAAAACTTCATGCATTCCCGGGGAGAAGTGCGCAGTTTTCTTCAGTCCGCCGCCAATTACTGGCTGTCAGTCTATCATTTTGACGGGCTGCGCATGGACGCGGTGTCGCGCATCATTTACTGGCAGGGAGATGAAGCCAGAGGGGTCAACCGGGACGGCATTCTGTTTATCAAAACGATGAACGCCGGGCTCAAGAGCCGTCATCCTAACTGCATGCTCATCGCAGAAGACTCGACAAATTATCCCAAGGTGACGGCGCCGGTGAGCGAGGACGGCCTGGGCTTTGATTACAAATGGGATCTGGGCTGGATGCACGACACCCTGTCGTTTTTCCAATCCTCGCCGGAACAGCGTTTCGGCCGGTACCACAAGCTGACTTTCTCGATGATGTATTATTACAACGAGCATTATCTGCTGCCCCTTTCCCATGACGAAGTGGTGCACGGAAAGGCGACGATTCTGCAGAAAATGAACGGCGGTTACGACGGCAAATTTCCCCAGGCCAGAGCCATGTACGCGTACATGATGGCCCATCCTGGGAAGAAGCTCAATTTTATGGGCAATGAAATCGGCCATTTCAGAGAGTGGGATGAAAAGCGGGAACAGGACTGGAACCTTCTGGAATTTCCCATTCACGAAGCCTTTTACCGTTACATCTGCGATTTGAATCAGCTTTACTTAAATCATCCGGCCCTGTACGAAAAAGACTACGACCGGGACGGTTTTGAGTGGACCCAGGTGCACGGCGAAGACCGGACGGTTTACGCCTTTGAACGCCTTGGCGGAAAAGAAAGGATTCTGGCCCTGTTTAATTTCGGCAGCCATCCTCAAAAAGAAAAGATCGCGGGAAAGGCAGAAGACTATCAGCTTCTGATTCACAGCGATGACGAAAAATACGGCGGAAACGTTGAAAATCCGGCCCAATGTTTAAGGCAGGAAGAAGACGGCCTGGTGTGCACCCTCGCGCCCTTTTCGGCCGTACTGTTTGAAAAGCAGGCATAA